Proteins from a genomic interval of Bicyclus anynana unplaced genomic scaffold, ilBicAnyn1.1 scaffold_61, whole genome shotgun sequence:
- the LOC128199856 gene encoding uncharacterized protein LOC128199856 isoform X1, with product MLARCLGSYGWITNSTVPCAPISGKRVNNNRKLLKSLVLATHAIDRIAVEMYTPEEMRWQKTLLGHTVMFASALVVVGVWWLVKTALALLINLVCPILVVVLAVVCVPQLRVPLLGQNYPLLANILRSILLKLAENIKV from the exons ATGTTGGCGCGGTGTTTGGGAAGCTATGGATGGATCACCAATTCTACAGTACCCTGTGCACCGATATCAG GGAAACGCGTAAATAACAACAGAAAGTTGTTGAAATCGTTGGTGCTAGCCACGCACGCTATCGACAGAATCGCCGTGGAGATGTACACGCCTGAGGAGATGCGCTGGCAGAAAACTCTACTAGGACACACG GTCATGTTTGCCAGCGCGCTGGTGGTGGTGGGCGTGTGGTGGCTGGTGAAGACCGCGCTGGCGCTGCTCATCAACCTCGTGTGTCCCATCCTCGTCGTCGTGCTCGCTGTG GTTTGCGTCCCGCAATTACGCGTCCCTCTGCTGGGACAAAACTACCCTCTTCTTGCGAACATTCTGAGAAGTATCCTGCTGAAATTGGCCGAAAACATTAAAGTGTAA